In the genome of Streptomyces globosus, one region contains:
- a CDS encoding helix-turn-helix domain-containing protein, which translates to MSQDSTAVVADAGRKLAGRRRREIVAVLLFSGGPIFESSIPLSVFGIDRQDAGVPRYRLLVCAGEDGPLRTTGGLELTAPYGLEAIARAGTVVVPAWRSITSPPPPEALDALRLAHEEGARIVGLCTGAFVLAAAGLLDGRPATTHWMYAPTLAKRYPSVHVDPRELFVDDGDVLTSAGTAAGIDLCLHIVRTDHGSEAAGALARRLVVPPRRTGGQERYLDRSLPEEIGADPLAEVVAWALEHLHEQFDVETLAARAYMSRRTFDRRFRSLTGSAPLQWLITQRVLQAQRLLETSDYSVDEVAGRCGFRSPVALRGHFRRQLGSSPAAYRSAYRARRPQGEAQASDLGAGPVPHQRTPQPQRAAAALAASGPTVTELYAPNRVLREHA; encoded by the coding sequence ATGAGCCAGGATTCCACCGCCGTCGTCGCTGACGCCGGCAGGAAGCTCGCGGGGCGTCGCCGCAGGGAGATCGTCGCGGTGCTGCTGTTCAGCGGCGGACCGATCTTCGAGAGCTCGATCCCGCTCTCCGTGTTCGGCATCGACCGGCAGGACGCGGGAGTTCCACGCTACCGACTGCTCGTGTGCGCCGGTGAGGACGGTCCGCTGCGGACCACCGGCGGACTCGAACTGACCGCGCCGTACGGCCTGGAGGCGATCGCCCGCGCGGGCACCGTCGTCGTCCCGGCCTGGCGCTCCATCACTTCGCCGCCGCCTCCGGAGGCGCTGGACGCCCTGCGTCTGGCACACGAGGAGGGGGCCCGGATCGTCGGGCTGTGCACGGGGGCCTTCGTGCTCGCCGCCGCCGGCCTGCTGGACGGGCGGCCTGCGACGACGCACTGGATGTACGCGCCGACGCTGGCCAAGCGGTACCCGTCCGTCCACGTCGACCCGCGCGAGCTGTTCGTCGACGACGGCGACGTCCTCACCTCCGCGGGCACCGCGGCCGGAATCGACCTGTGCCTGCACATCGTGCGCACCGACCACGGCAGCGAGGCCGCCGGGGCGCTGGCCCGCCGGCTCGTCGTCCCGCCGCGGCGCACGGGCGGCCAGGAGCGCTATCTCGACCGGTCCCTGCCGGAGGAGATCGGCGCCGACCCGCTGGCCGAGGTCGTCGCCTGGGCGCTGGAGCACCTCCACGAGCAGTTCGACGTGGAGACGCTCGCCGCCCGCGCGTACATGAGCCGGCGCACCTTCGACCGGCGGTTCCGCTCGCTGACCGGCAGCGCGCCGCTGCAGTGGCTGATCACCCAGCGGGTGCTCCAGGCGCAGCGGCTGCTGGAGACCTCCGACTACTCGGTCGACGAGGTCGCCGGGCGCTGCGGGTTCCGCTCGCCGGTCGCGCTGCGCGGGCACTTCCGCCGCCAGCTGGGGTCCTCCCCGGCGGCCTACCGCTCCGCCTACCGGGCCCGCCGGCCCCAGGGCGAGGCGCAGGCCTCCGACCTGGGCGCGGGGCCGGTGCCGCACCAGCGCACCCCGCAGCCGCAGCGCGCGGCGGCGGCGCTGGCCGCCTCCGGCCCGACGGTGACGGAGCTGTACGCCCCGAACCGGGTGCTGCGCGAGCACGCGTAG
- a CDS encoding spermidine synthase, with the protein MAGKGRGRDKGRGEARGTDAGSGRRGRAGAPAAGPRGGSGPVSAPVDGGLAELAPDREHPGGWTLLIDGAPQSHVDLADPGRLAFAYQRRIGHLIDLAAPARRPLNVVHLGGGAFTLARYTAASRPRSRQQVVEVDAALVAFVREHLPPDPQAGIRVRALDARAGLAKVPDGWADLVIADVFSGARTPAHLTSTEFLDEVRRTLAPGGWYAANLADGPPLAHLKGQIATAAARFAHLALAADPVVWRGKRFGNAVLAASDRELPVAEFTRRVASDPHPGRVEHGRALTDFAGGAAPVADASAVPSPQPPPSVFR; encoded by the coding sequence GTGGCAGGCAAGGGCAGAGGCAGGGACAAGGGCCGGGGCGAGGCGCGCGGCACGGACGCCGGCAGCGGGCGGCGCGGGCGCGCGGGCGCGCCGGCGGCGGGCCCCCGCGGCGGCTCCGGGCCGGTCTCCGCTCCGGTGGACGGCGGGCTCGCGGAGCTGGCGCCCGACCGGGAGCACCCGGGCGGCTGGACCCTGCTGATCGACGGGGCGCCGCAGTCGCACGTCGACCTCGCCGACCCGGGCCGGCTCGCGTTCGCCTACCAGCGCCGCATCGGCCACCTCATCGACCTCGCCGCCCCCGCCCGGCGGCCGCTGAACGTGGTCCACCTCGGCGGCGGCGCCTTCACCCTGGCCCGCTACACGGCGGCCTCCCGCCCCCGCTCCCGGCAGCAGGTCGTCGAGGTCGACGCCGCGCTGGTGGCCTTCGTGCGGGAGCACCTGCCGCCGGACCCGCAGGCCGGGATCCGCGTCCGGGCGCTGGACGCGCGCGCCGGCCTCGCGAAGGTCCCCGACGGCTGGGCGGACCTGGTCATCGCGGACGTGTTCAGCGGCGCCCGGACCCCCGCGCACCTGACGAGCACCGAGTTCCTGGACGAGGTGCGCCGCACCCTCGCGCCCGGCGGCTGGTATGCGGCGAACCTCGCGGACGGGCCGCCGCTCGCGCACCTGAAGGGCCAGATCGCGACCGCGGCCGCCCGCTTCGCGCACCTGGCGCTGGCCGCGGACCCGGTGGTGTGGCGGGGGAAGCGTTTCGGCAATGCGGTGCTCGCCGCCTCCGACCGCGAACTGCCCGTCGCCGAGTTCACCCGCCGGGTCGCGAGCGACCCGCACCCCGGGCGCGTCGAGCACGGCCGGGCCCTGACCGACTTCGCGGGCGGCGCAGCCCCCGTCGCGGACGCCTCGGCGGTCCCGTCGCCGCAGCCGCCGCCGTCGGTCTTCCGCTGA
- a CDS encoding DUF5993 family protein, giving the protein MDTLIFGGLLATLFAMCRESSRTAVLGAWWAVLAAMVLLTAHHAAGGPSLGAGL; this is encoded by the coding sequence ATGGACACCCTCATCTTCGGCGGTCTCCTCGCCACCCTCTTCGCCATGTGCCGGGAGTCGTCGCGGACGGCCGTGCTCGGCGCCTGGTGGGCCGTGCTCGCCGCGATGGTCCTGCTGACTGCCCACCACGCCGCGGGCGGCCCCTCGCTCGGGGCGGGCCTCTGA
- a CDS encoding AAA domain-containing protein produces MPAASDPGAAAAAATAAILHDTLHGPERGVVVDSPPGAGKSTLVVRAARELAAAGRRLMIVAQTNAQVDDLVLRLADKDPELRVGRLHSSDADAYDPALRDLPSVTLSAKPGDLAELPVTISTAAKWAYVKNTEPWEHAIVDEAYQMRSDALLAVAGLFERALFVGDPGQLDPFSVVGAEQWAGLSYDPSASAVSTLLAHNPQLPQHRLPVSWRLPASAAPLVSRAFYPYSQFRSGTGPGERRLSYGVPSDGSGPDRVLDEAAEAGWGLLELPARHTPRTDPEAVRAVALVVRRALDRGAVAHDEHSPDPAPLTADRIAVGTAHRDQAAAVRAALAGLGVAGVTVDTANRLQGREYDLTVVLHPLSGRPDATAFHLETGRLCVLASRHRHACVVVARAGIAELLDEHPSAEPVQLGVTVKFPDGWEANHAVLAHLAEHRVAWRP; encoded by the coding sequence GTGCCCGCCGCCTCCGACCCGGGCGCGGCCGCCGCCGCGGCGACCGCCGCGATCCTGCACGACACGCTGCACGGACCGGAGCGCGGCGTCGTCGTGGACTCCCCGCCCGGGGCCGGCAAGTCCACCCTCGTGGTCCGCGCCGCGCGCGAGCTCGCCGCGGCCGGCCGCCGCCTGATGATCGTCGCGCAGACGAACGCGCAGGTCGACGACCTGGTGCTGCGGCTCGCCGACAAGGACCCGGAGCTGCGGGTGGGCCGCCTGCACAGCAGCGACGCCGACGCCTACGACCCGGCGCTGCGCGACCTGCCGTCGGTCACCCTGTCGGCGAAGCCGGGCGACCTGGCAGAGCTGCCGGTCACCATCTCGACGGCGGCGAAGTGGGCGTACGTGAAGAACACCGAGCCCTGGGAGCACGCCATCGTCGACGAGGCCTACCAGATGCGCTCGGACGCACTGCTGGCCGTGGCCGGGCTGTTCGAGCGGGCCCTGTTCGTCGGCGACCCCGGACAGCTGGACCCGTTCAGCGTGGTCGGCGCCGAGCAGTGGGCGGGCCTGTCGTACGACCCCTCGGCCTCGGCGGTCAGCACGCTGCTGGCGCACAACCCGCAGCTGCCGCAGCACCGGCTGCCCGTGTCCTGGCGGCTCCCGGCAAGCGCCGCACCGCTGGTCTCGCGCGCCTTCTACCCGTACTCGCAGTTCCGCAGCGGCACCGGCCCGGGCGAGCGGAGGCTCTCGTACGGGGTCCCCTCCGACGGCTCCGGACCGGACCGGGTGCTGGACGAGGCCGCCGAGGCCGGCTGGGGCCTGCTGGAGCTGCCCGCCCGGCACACCCCGCGCACGGACCCGGAGGCGGTCCGGGCGGTGGCCCTGGTGGTCCGCCGCGCCCTGGACCGCGGAGCGGTCGCCCACGACGAGCACTCCCCCGACCCGGCCCCGCTCACCGCCGACCGGATCGCGGTGGGCACGGCGCACCGGGACCAGGCGGCCGCGGTGCGCGCCGCGCTGGCGGGGCTCGGAGTGGCAGGGGTGACGGTGGACACCGCGAACCGGCTCCAGGGCCGCGAGTACGACCTGACGGTCGTGCTGCACCCGCTGTCGGGGCGCCCCGACGCGACGGCCTTCCACCTGGAGACGGGCCGCCTGTGCGTGCTGGCCTCCCGGCACCGGCACGCCTGCGTGGTGGTGGCGCGGGCGGGCATCGCGGAACTGCTGGACGAGCACCCGTCGGCGGAACCGGTCCAGCTGGGCGTGACGGTGAAGTTCCCGGACGGCTGGGAGGCCAACCATGCGGTTCTGGCACACCTGGCCGAGCACCGCGTGGCCTGGCGGCCCTGA
- a CDS encoding phosphatase PAP2 family protein: MTERRTPARWWAELLLLGLLYGAYSGGRLLARGDVGLAVGHGLAILRAEDALGIAFERPLNRLLTGHAALGVPADFVYASLHYLVTPAVLVWLYRRRPHAYTAARTWLAASTLLGLVGFTLLPTCPPRLLDPAYGFTDTMAQYSAYGWWGAEASAPRGMGGLTNQYAAMPSLHVGWALWCGVLLWRHGRRPLLRALGAAYPALTVLVVMGTANHYFLDAAAGAAVMAAGYAIARRLPSRTAHFGSTPPIVSGGWDTSARELLPAQRPAPDDDTAAAAR, encoded by the coding sequence ATGACTGAAAGGCGGACGCCCGCACGCTGGTGGGCCGAACTGCTGCTCCTGGGGCTCCTCTACGGCGCGTACTCCGGCGGCAGACTCCTCGCCCGCGGCGACGTCGGACTCGCCGTCGGCCACGGGCTCGCCATCCTCCGCGCCGAGGACGCGCTGGGCATCGCCTTCGAGCGGCCCCTGAACCGGCTGCTCACCGGCCACGCCGCCCTCGGCGTCCCCGCCGACTTCGTCTACGCCTCCCTGCACTACCTCGTCACCCCGGCCGTGCTGGTCTGGCTCTACCGCCGCCGCCCGCACGCCTACACCGCCGCCCGCACCTGGCTCGCGGCCTCCACCCTCCTCGGCCTCGTCGGCTTCACCCTCCTGCCGACCTGCCCGCCCCGCCTGCTCGACCCCGCCTACGGCTTCACCGACACCATGGCGCAGTACAGCGCGTACGGCTGGTGGGGCGCCGAGGCCAGCGCCCCCCGCGGGATGGGCGGCCTGACCAACCAGTACGCGGCCATGCCCAGCCTGCACGTCGGATGGGCCCTGTGGTGCGGCGTCCTGCTGTGGCGGCACGGCCGGCGGCCGCTGCTGCGGGCACTCGGCGCCGCCTACCCCGCCCTCACCGTGCTGGTCGTCATGGGCACGGCCAACCACTACTTCCTCGACGCCGCCGCCGGGGCCGCCGTGATGGCAGCCGGGTACGCGATCGCCCGCCGACTGCCCTCCCGAACAGCGCATTTCGGCAGTACGCCCCCGATTGTCAGTGGCGGATGGGACACTTCCGCCCGTGAGCTCCTACCCGCACAGCGGCCCGCCCCAGACGACGACACTGCGGCAGCGGCTCGCTGA
- a CDS encoding disulfide bond formation protein B — translation MHSSMVPETPIEGGLLGRVQFWFACLFTAGWALVAAGGLVHQFTAGAPPCPLCVVQRMCMLLAAAGAAYIVRTALMDGAVSGRDYMTGWGLALTALAAGSFASWRQAVLPGGRADGAAVLGLHPPMWAALLFQASAAAVGIVLALAHATADRAVPAAGPGRYRTAGAAVLWLLLLVTAVSLAAVFLQEGFHWFLPEAPRRYEFFHDVRPGGLW, via the coding sequence ATGCACAGCAGCATGGTTCCGGAGACGCCGATCGAGGGCGGCCTCCTCGGGCGGGTCCAGTTCTGGTTCGCCTGCCTCTTCACCGCCGGCTGGGCGCTCGTCGCCGCCGGCGGCCTCGTCCACCAGTTCACGGCCGGGGCGCCGCCGTGCCCGCTGTGCGTCGTCCAGCGGATGTGCATGCTGCTCGCGGCGGCGGGCGCGGCGTACATCGTGCGGACGGCCCTGATGGACGGGGCGGTCTCCGGCCGCGACTACATGACCGGGTGGGGGCTCGCGCTGACCGCCCTCGCAGCGGGCTCCTTCGCGTCCTGGCGGCAGGCCGTCCTGCCGGGCGGCCGGGCGGACGGCGCCGCGGTCCTCGGCCTGCACCCGCCCATGTGGGCGGCGCTCCTCTTCCAGGCCTCCGCCGCGGCCGTCGGGATCGTCCTCGCCCTCGCCCACGCGACCGCGGACCGGGCCGTCCCGGCGGCCGGGCCCGGGCGGTACCGGACCGCGGGGGCGGCCGTGCTGTGGCTCCTGCTGCTGGTCACCGCCGTGAGCCTGGCCGCGGTCTTCCTCCAGGAGGGCTTCCACTGGTTCCTGCCCGAGGCACCGCGCCGCTACGAGTTCTTCCACGACGTACGCCCCGGCGGGCTGTGGTAG
- a CDS encoding tetratricopeptide repeat protein — protein MAAFPHSPNQAFRRLRGTRSPAEFAALVRRAARDIGETVSCDARYIGRVEAGEIRCPNYAYERVFLHMFPGRTLTDLGFSPREAVRGRAAQRTAHARAQAGESNVQRRAFMAGGSATVAAATLGLTLFGDTRRLPARAGEPEAAAVEDAVRRIRLLDDRHGADTLYRRAAEPLRAAYALLDAGATRQSTEDRLHAGAGELALSVGWLAHDSGRFDDARSHYAEALATARVSGNAALEAHAFSNMAFLARDTGRPRESVRAAQAGRRAARSLGSHRLLSLLALREAGGWAGLADRRACEDALSRAHAEFARGEAGADPEWMSFFGEAELESLESRCWAALGEHARAARHARRAADLQDPHFARNVALYTAELADDLARAGAPDEAAWAGGRVMDLLADVQSTRVESMLSATARTLVPHQRSPRVAAFLARRAMA, from the coding sequence ATGGCGGCGTTCCCGCACTCACCCAACCAGGCGTTCCGGCGGCTGCGCGGAACCCGCTCCCCCGCGGAGTTCGCGGCCCTGGTGCGGCGGGCCGCCCGCGACATCGGAGAAACGGTTTCCTGCGACGCCCGCTACATCGGCCGGGTCGAGGCCGGGGAGATCCGCTGCCCCAACTACGCCTACGAACGGGTCTTCCTGCACATGTTCCCCGGCCGGACCCTGACCGACCTGGGCTTCTCCCCGCGCGAGGCGGTCCGGGGCCGCGCCGCCCAGCGCACCGCGCACGCGCGTGCGCAGGCCGGGGAGAGCAACGTGCAGCGCCGCGCCTTCATGGCGGGCGGCTCCGCCACCGTGGCGGCCGCCACCCTCGGCCTGACCCTCTTCGGCGACACCCGCCGGCTGCCCGCCCGCGCCGGCGAGCCCGAGGCCGCGGCAGTCGAGGACGCCGTGCGCCGGATCCGGCTGCTGGACGACCGGCACGGCGCCGACACCCTGTACCGCCGCGCCGCCGAACCGCTGCGCGCCGCGTACGCACTGCTGGACGCGGGCGCGACCCGGCAGTCGACCGAGGACCGGCTGCACGCGGGCGCCGGCGAGCTGGCCCTGTCGGTGGGCTGGCTGGCACACGACTCCGGCCGCTTCGACGACGCCCGCTCGCACTACGCGGAGGCCCTGGCCACGGCCCGCGTCTCCGGGAACGCCGCCCTGGAGGCGCATGCCTTCAGCAACATGGCCTTCCTGGCCCGGGACACCGGCCGCCCGCGGGAGTCGGTGCGGGCCGCTCAGGCGGGCCGCCGCGCCGCCCGCTCCCTCGGCTCCCACCGGCTGCTGTCGCTGCTCGCGCTGCGCGAGGCGGGCGGCTGGGCCGGCCTCGCCGACCGGCGGGCCTGCGAGGACGCCCTCAGCCGGGCGCACGCCGAGTTCGCCCGCGGGGAGGCCGGCGCCGACCCCGAGTGGATGTCCTTCTTCGGCGAGGCCGAGCTGGAGTCGCTGGAGTCGCGCTGCTGGGCGGCGCTCGGGGAGCACGCCCGCGCCGCCCGGCACGCGCGCCGCGCGGCGGACCTCCAGGACCCGCACTTCGCCCGCAACGTGGCCCTCTACACCGCGGAGCTCGCCGACGACCTGGCCCGCGCGGGCGCCCCCGACGAGGCCGCCTGGGCGGGCGGCCGCGTCATGGACCTGCTCGCTGACGTGCAGTCCACCCGGGTCGAGAGCATGCTGTCGGCGACGGCCCGCACCCTGGTGCCGCACCAGCGCAGCCCCCGGGTGGCGGCCTTCCTGGCCCGCCGCGCCATGGCCTGA
- a CDS encoding response regulator transcription factor: MASVLVVEDDQFVRSALIRHLTDAAHTVRSVGTALEALREVAHHRFDVVILDLGLPDLDGAEALKMLRGITDVPVIIATARDDEAEIVRLLNDGADDYLTKPFSVEHLSARIAAVLRRARAAAGAEAPSRVLRVGGLAIDPLRRQAELDGAVLDLTRREFDLLAFLAGRPGVVVSRRELLAEVWQQSYGDDQTIDVHLSWLRRKLGETAANPRYLHTLRGVGVKLEPPA; the protein is encoded by the coding sequence ATGGCAAGTGTGCTCGTGGTCGAGGACGACCAGTTCGTACGTTCCGCCCTCATCCGGCACCTGACCGACGCCGCCCACACCGTGCGCAGCGTCGGCACGGCCCTGGAGGCCCTGCGGGAGGTCGCCCACCACCGCTTCGACGTCGTCATCCTCGACCTCGGACTGCCCGACCTGGACGGGGCCGAGGCGCTGAAGATGCTGCGCGGCATCACCGACGTCCCCGTGATCATCGCCACCGCGCGCGACGACGAGGCCGAGATCGTCCGGCTGCTCAACGACGGCGCCGACGACTACCTGACGAAACCGTTCTCCGTCGAGCACCTCTCCGCCCGCATCGCCGCCGTCCTGCGCCGCGCCCGCGCCGCCGCCGGGGCCGAGGCGCCCTCCCGCGTCCTGCGCGTGGGCGGGCTGGCCATCGACCCGCTGCGCCGCCAGGCCGAACTGGACGGCGCCGTACTGGACCTGACGCGCCGCGAGTTCGACCTGCTGGCCTTCCTCGCCGGCCGGCCCGGCGTGGTCGTCTCCCGGCGCGAGCTGCTCGCCGAGGTGTGGCAGCAGTCGTACGGGGACGACCAGACCATCGACGTGCACCTGTCCTGGCTGCGCCGCAAACTCGGCGAGACCGCCGCCAACCCCCGCTACCTGCACACGCTGCGCGGCGTCGGGGTGAAGCTGGAACCGCCCGCGTGA
- a CDS encoding sensor histidine kinase codes for MRWALVKVCLAVTVMVVVAFAVPLGLVVQEMASDRAFSNAERQAATIGPTLSITTDPVQLRKAVESTQTGAAGRMAVHVPAVGGSQAVEVGTGRAAVHAVEETRKQGRAMTVPLARGGSALLQPTALGSGDIAVVEIYVPESEVSNGVGTAWLVLAGVGLALVVGSVAVADRLGARLVRPAERLADAAHQLGEGRLGARVPEAGPKELRSAAVAFNSMADQVVELLANERELAADLSHRLRTPLTVLRLNAASLGEGPAAEQTRAAVEQLEREVDTIIRTAREQRAPAAGAGAGCDASEVIRDRMGFWSALAEDEGRTVRLAGVDRTVRIPVARPELAAALDALLGNVFRHTPEGTPFAVDVHDAGDAVIVLVSDAGPGIDDPDAALRRGNDGGRDGSTGLGLDIVRRVAESTGGDVRIGRSVLGGTEVRLWIALDGRSRGAGPDGGRERRGRRRRRGRAAAGQPT; via the coding sequence GTGAGGTGGGCCCTGGTCAAGGTGTGCCTGGCGGTCACGGTGATGGTCGTCGTGGCCTTCGCGGTGCCGCTCGGGCTCGTCGTCCAGGAGATGGCCAGCGACCGGGCCTTCTCCAACGCCGAGCGGCAGGCCGCCACGATCGGCCCGACCCTGTCCATCACCACCGACCCCGTACAGCTGCGCAAGGCGGTGGAGTCCACGCAGACGGGCGCCGCCGGGCGGATGGCCGTGCACGTGCCCGCCGTCGGCGGCAGCCAGGCCGTCGAGGTCGGCACCGGCCGGGCAGCCGTGCACGCCGTGGAGGAGACCCGCAAGCAGGGCCGGGCCATGACGGTCCCGCTGGCCCGCGGCGGCTCCGCCCTCCTCCAGCCCACGGCCCTCGGCTCCGGCGACATCGCCGTCGTCGAGATCTACGTCCCCGAATCCGAGGTCAGCAACGGCGTCGGCACCGCCTGGCTCGTCCTGGCCGGCGTCGGCCTCGCGCTCGTCGTCGGCTCGGTCGCCGTCGCCGACCGGCTCGGGGCCAGGCTCGTACGGCCCGCCGAGCGGCTCGCCGACGCCGCCCACCAGCTGGGCGAGGGCCGACTGGGGGCACGCGTACCGGAGGCCGGGCCGAAGGAGCTGCGCTCCGCCGCCGTCGCGTTCAACTCCATGGCCGACCAGGTCGTCGAGCTCCTCGCCAACGAGCGGGAGCTCGCCGCCGACCTCTCCCACCGGCTGCGCACCCCCCTCACGGTGCTCCGGCTCAACGCGGCCTCGCTCGGCGAGGGCCCGGCCGCCGAGCAGACCCGCGCGGCCGTCGAGCAGCTGGAGCGGGAGGTCGACACGATCATCCGCACCGCCCGCGAGCAGCGCGCCCCCGCCGCCGGGGCGGGCGCCGGCTGCGACGCCTCCGAGGTGATCCGCGACCGGATGGGCTTCTGGTCGGCGCTCGCCGAGGACGAGGGCCGCACCGTCCGGCTCGCCGGGGTGGACCGCACGGTGCGGATCCCGGTGGCCCGGCCCGAACTGGCCGCCGCCCTCGACGCGCTCCTCGGCAACGTCTTCCGGCACACCCCCGAGGGCACCCCCTTCGCCGTCGACGTCCACGACGCGGGCGACGCCGTCATCGTCCTCGTCTCCGACGCCGGCCCCGGCATCGACGACCCCGACGCCGCCCTGCGCCGCGGGAACGACGGCGGCCGCGACGGCTCGACGGGCCTCGGCCTGGACATCGTCCGCCGGGTCGCCGAGTCCACGGGCGGCGACGTGCGCATCGGCCGCTCCGTCCTCGGCGGCACCGAGGTCCGGCTGTGGATCGCCCTCGACGGCCGGAGCCGCGGCGCCGGCCCGGACGGCGGCCGCGAGCGGCGCGGACGGCGCAGGCGGCGCGGACGCGCCGCTGCCGGTCAACCGACGTAA
- the orn gene encoding oligoribonuclease produces the protein MNDRMVWIDCEMTGLSLTDDALIEVAALVTDSELNVLGEGVDIVIRPPDAALETMPDVVREMHTASGLLAELAGGTTLADAEEQVLAYVREHVKEPRKAPLCGNSVGTDRGFLLRDMPALESHLHYRIVDVSSVKELARRWYPRAYFNSPPKNGNHRALADIRESIAELRYYREAVFVPQPGPDSDTARSIAAKYVLPAG, from the coding sequence ATGAACGATCGCATGGTGTGGATCGACTGCGAGATGACCGGTCTCTCGCTGACGGACGACGCACTTATCGAGGTGGCCGCGCTGGTCACCGACTCGGAGCTGAACGTGCTCGGCGAGGGCGTGGACATCGTGATCCGCCCGCCGGACGCGGCCCTGGAGACCATGCCCGACGTGGTGCGCGAGATGCACACCGCCTCCGGCCTGCTCGCCGAGCTGGCCGGGGGGACGACGCTGGCCGACGCGGAGGAGCAGGTCCTCGCGTACGTGCGCGAGCACGTCAAGGAGCCCCGGAAGGCGCCGCTGTGCGGGAACTCGGTCGGCACCGACCGCGGGTTCCTGCTGCGGGACATGCCGGCGCTGGAGAGCCACCTGCACTACCGGATCGTTGACGTGTCCTCGGTCAAGGAGCTGGCGCGCCGCTGGTACCCGCGGGCGTACTTCAACAGCCCGCCGAAGAACGGCAACCACAGGGCGCTGGCGGACATCCGCGAGTCGATCGCCGAGCTGCGCTACTACCGGGAGGCGGTCTTCGTGCCGCAGCCGGGGCCCGACTCGGACACCGCCCGGTCCATCGCCGCGAAGTACGTGCTGCCCGCCGGGTAG
- a CDS encoding histidine phosphatase family protein, with translation MAPRILLARHGQTAWSRLGKHTGRTDVPLLEEGRRGAKLLGERLAGEPWNALPGVEVRTSPLSRASESCDLAGFGGRAEPWDLLMEWDYGDYEGMTPAEIQAVRPGWLIWRDGVPGGESVADIAARADEVVAWARSAERDVLVFAHGHILRTLAARWLGFEASFGARIRLEPTSLSVLGWAYGAPALERWNDTGHLEA, from the coding sequence ATGGCGCCCCGCATCCTCCTCGCCCGGCACGGCCAGACCGCGTGGTCCAGGCTCGGCAAGCACACCGGCCGCACCGACGTGCCCCTGCTGGAAGAGGGCCGGCGCGGCGCGAAGCTGCTCGGCGAGCGGCTCGCCGGGGAGCCGTGGAACGCCCTGCCCGGTGTGGAGGTCCGCACCAGCCCCCTGTCCCGGGCGAGCGAGAGCTGCGACCTGGCCGGGTTCGGCGGCCGGGCCGAGCCGTGGGACCTGCTGATGGAGTGGGACTACGGCGACTACGAGGGCATGACCCCGGCCGAGATCCAGGCGGTCCGGCCCGGCTGGCTGATCTGGCGCGACGGCGTCCCCGGCGGCGAGTCCGTCGCCGACATCGCGGCCCGCGCGGACGAGGTCGTCGCCTGGGCCCGCTCCGCCGAGCGGGACGTCCTCGTCTTCGCCCACGGGCACATCCTGCGCACCCTCGCCGCCCGCTGGCTCGGCTTCGAGGCCTCCTTCGGGGCGCGCATCCGCCTGGAGCCCACCTCGCTCTCGGTGCTCGGCTGGGCGTACGGGGCCCCCGCGCTGGAGCGCTGGAACGACACCGGGCACCTGGAGGCGTAG